DNA sequence from the Candidatus Sulfuricurvum sp. RIFRC-1 genome:
GTATCGCCGGCGAAGCCATAAGCGAGTCAGGAGTTCTCCTAAAGGGTGATTTTACTGTTTTCTTTGTGCATGATAGAGACAAAATAGATCCCGATTATGAACCTATTTGGTATAAAACGAATATTCAAATCAAAAGGGAGCTTTATCCGCTAACCACCAACATCGGGACAGACTGGCTGATCAGCTTTGATGGAAAATTAAATACACTCAGCGGCGTTGAAAAACAGTCCAAACTCTTTGCCGGTATTGGAACAGACTACACCACATCTGCCATGATGTTTGAGCTAAAAATCTTAGCGGGGTATTACTTTTTAGAAATTGATGACGATGTGCCTAGCGTATTCGGTTATGATCCAGATGATTTTCAGCATGAAACAGCTGCCTACACGTTTATAGCGGATAGCGAAGTCAAACTAAATAGAAAAATGAAGGCTTATACTCGAATCCAACAATGGAGAGATACGAATCAATGGCTCGAAAATCAGTATGAGCTGATTTTGAGCTATGATTCAGCCCAATGGCTTAAAGGGAGCGGGCTCAATATAAGCGCCGAACATACCCGCTACAATCTCAATCCCTATCAAAAAGTGGGTTTCCCCCCTATTCTACCGTGGAATAAAGATACCCTCGTCCGTGTGTATATAACGATTCCGTTGAGATAGCTGTCTCTTATTTCAACCCTGCGACATAATCAGCAAGCACTTTCATATCACCATCGCTCAACGTTGCGGTTTGCCCTTTCATCAACGCGCCCATACCTTTGGTATTGCGGGTTCCGGCTTTGTACCCTTTAAGAGCATCAAACGTTTTGGCTGAACTCCATCCCGCTATCACTTCGGATTTGCCCAAAGCCGCTTTTTCACCTTTGAGACCGTGACAAGCTGCACATTTTTGAAACAAAGCACCGCCATCCGCAGCGCTCAACATAGCAGTCAAACCTAAGATTGCAATTAACGTTTTCATAATAAATCCTTTTTATTTACTAATCCCATTCGCCCTGAGCCAGTCGAAGGGTGATTTTTTAAACGTTCATGGTTCGACACGCTCACCACGAACGAAGAGACTATTGACTTATCCGCAACTCGGAACGTTTCCACTATCAGAGCCGTACTCTTTCGCAAAATCACCGATATCTTGGAGTTTATCCTTCATATCGGGATTCGTCAAAACCGGAACCGAAGTCGGAAAACGCTCACTGTACTCTTTGATAAACCCTTTTGCATCATTCGCAAAAAGCTCTTCCCATTCGGCAACCGTGTGCTCAGCCGCAAACTTGGTTCCGTTCATATTGAATTTCGCTTTAAGCGTTTTAAGATACGCTTTTTGACCCGCTTTAGCGTCTGCTGAAGCAACTGAAGCACTAAGTGCCGCGATTAACAAGATTGAGAGTAACTTATTCATCCTAAACTCCTTTTTCAGAGTTTCTCTTTCGAGATTCTCTTTTGATGAGAGCAGTATAAAAAGTTATTGTGAAGCGATTGTGGAGGTAATTAAAGATTTTGAAGACGATCGATTAAAGCAAGAGTTTGTTTCTCTTGTTCATAAAGGGCAAAATTTTTACGGACATAGGCTTGAAGGAGAAGTTTGAGATCATTGTTACCGTGAAACTCAAAATCCTGCTTCATCTGCTCGGTCAAAAAACGGGCAAAATCCTCCTCCACATCAATGTCGTAGCGTTTGGCATTGAGGGTGAGGGTTACTTTGGTCTTCATCCAAGCAAGCTTTCGATTTTAGAGACGATTGCTTCGATTTCAGCATCTTTTGCGGCTAGTTCATCGGCATACATTTTAATCTCTTCATCTTTTGCGGCAAGTGCCGCACTTAGGCGATGGATCTCACCCTCTTTACTTTGTTCATTGCCTCGAATCGAAGCACTTTCAGTCCGAAGCGTTTCAACTTCCGTTTTCAGTGCAGATTGCTTTTCGAGCAAATCGGTAATAAGCGTGGTCAATTTTTCCAATGGGGTGGGATTAAATAGCATGATTAACCTTGGGTGATAGTCTTTAACATAATTTTAACACAGTTTCGCTCAGTATCACTGCGGAGGTCTCAAATTTGAGTAAATCATCGACGAAAAAAATACCCTACACTCATCATGAGATGTTTTCAGATCGGATAATCCGCTATAATTTATCAATGCTAAAAAAATTGCCTTGAGAGGGTGTTTGATGTTACTAACTGATCTTATCGGAACATTACAGTTGTCGATCGGCCCTGTCATCCTTATTTCCGGAATCGGCTTAATTATTTTAAGTCTTACCAACCGTTTCGGACGTATCGTCGATAGAACACGTCAACTCTCGGTTGAGCATCGTAGTTCTTCGAGCACAGATCAAGAGCGTATTTTATTGGAACTTAAAATACTTACCCTCAGAGCAAAAGTGATCAGAAGCAGCAATTTTCTGGCCGTACTAAGCGTTTTATTGGTTTCGTTTATTATCATCGGTCTATTTGGATCTGCTTTGTATCATTTTAATGTGACCTATATCCTCATCATCTTGTTTATTTCCAGTATCATTAGCTTGATAGTTTCACTTTTTTTATTTATCTATGATCTTGATCTCTCTTTGAAAGCCCTTTGGATCGAACTTCCAAAAGCATTAGCCAAATCCGATATTAATTAAAATCTTAACAGCCCATACGTACTTATCCAAAACAGGAAACCGCATTTCCGCTATAATTTCAAATCTTTATCACAGGGTCATTCATTGCCGATTTTTAAAGTCCATACCCCTTATCAAGCTGCCGGTGATCAGCCTGTTGCCATCGAAGCACTCTCTTCCGGTATAAAACGCGGTGAGCGCTATGTATCCCTTGAAGGGGTAACCGGTAGCGGCAAAACCTACACGATGGCCAAAGTGATCGAGAGTGTTCAACTTCCGACGATTATCATGACCCACAATAAGACCTTAGCGGCACAGCTCTACAGTGAGTTTCGCTCGTTTTTTCCCGAAAACCATGTCGAATATTTCATCAGTTACTACGATTATTATCAGCCCGAAGCCTACATCCCAAGACAAGATTTGTTTATTGAAAAAGACAGCTCGATCAATGATGAGCTGGAGCGTCTGCGACTCTCTGCCACCGCCAATCTCCTCAGCTATGATGACGTTATCGTTGTCGCTTCCGTCTCTGCCAACTATGGGTTGGGTGATCCCGAAGAGTATGAGAAGATGGTACAGGTTATCGCTATCGGAGATGAAATCAACCAAAAAAAGCTCCTTCTTCGCCTCGTTGAAATGGGGTATGCCCGTAATGACACCTATTTTGACGGCGGGCACTTTCGGGTCAACGGGGAAGTGGTCGATATCTATCCCCCCTACTGGCAGGATCAGGCGGTGCGTATCGAATTTTTCGGGGACGAAGTGGAACGTATGACGTTTTTTGAACCCCTCAGTAACACGATGACCGAAAAACAAGAGAGTGTGACGATCTATGCCACCAGCCAGTTTGCCGTAGGGCAAGAGAAACTCTCCCGTGCGATCAAGCGGATCGAAGATGAGTTGGGAGAACGCCTTAGTGAATTGGACAAGCAAGGCAAGATTGTCGAAATGCAGCGTCTCAAACAGCGATGCGAATTCGACCTCGAAATGCTTCAGGCGACAGGGATGTGTAAGGGGATCGAAAACTACTCCCGCCATCTCACCGATAAATTGCCCG
Encoded proteins:
- a CDS encoding c-type cytochrome codes for the protein MKTLIAILGLTAMLSAADGGALFQKCAACHGLKGEKAALGKSEVIAGWSSAKTFDALKGYKAGTRNTKGMGALMKGQTATLSDGDMKVLADYVAGLK
- a CDS encoding DUF2721 domain-containing protein, producing MLLTDLIGTLQLSIGPVILISGIGLIILSLTNRFGRIVDRTRQLSVEHRSSSSTDQERILLELKILTLRAKVIRSSNFLAVLSVLLVSFIIIGLFGSALYHFNVTYILIILFISSIISLIVSLFLFIYDLDLSLKALWIELPKALAKSDIN